The Amaranthus tricolor cultivar Red isolate AtriRed21 chromosome 6, ASM2621246v1, whole genome shotgun sequence genome has a segment encoding these proteins:
- the LOC130815332 gene encoding probable tyrosine-protein phosphatase DSP4: MKDENSTKDDGSLAVFSTIDCVNGGVNGDELSYVPPFNFSMVDNGIFRSGFPDTSNFPFLQTLGLRSVICLCPEPYPEVIADFLKDNGIHLLQFGIEMYKEPFVNIPEDKVREALKAVLDTRNHPVLIHCKRGKHRTGCLVGCFRKLQKWCLSSIFDEYQRFAGVKSRISDQRFVEMFDISSLKNTPLQFSCSKKREQVKYAPMLISSNLV; this comes from the exons ATGAAAGACGAAAATTCAACAAAAGACGACGGATCGCTCGCCGTTTTCTCAACAATCGATTGCGTTAATGGTGGTGTGAATGGCGATGAGCTCTCTTATGTACCGCCGTTTAATTTTTCAATGGTTGATAATGGCATTTTCAGGTCTGGATTTCCTGATACTTCAAATTTCCCTTTTCTGCAAACCCTAGGTCTTCGATCGGTTAT ATGTTTGTGTCCAGAACCCTATCCGGAGGTGATCGCAGATTTCTTGAAAGATAATGGAATTCATCTCTTGCAATTTGGTATCGAAATGTACAAG GAACCTTTTGTCAACATTCCCGAAGATAAGGTACGGGAAGCTTTGAAGGCCGTTTTGG ACACAAGAAACCACCCAGTTCTTATACATTGCAAGCGTGGAAAG CACCGAACAGGGTGCCTAGTGGGATGCTTTCGGAAGCTGCAGAAATGGTGTCTATCCTCGATCTTTGATGAGTACCAAAGGTTTGCTGGTGTGAAATCTAGGATATCTGATCAGAGATTTGTGGAGATGTTCGACATTTCAAGTTTAAAAAACACCCCACTGCAATTCTCTTGCTCAAAGAAGAGAGAACAGGTCAAATACGCTCCAATGTTAATATCTTCAAATTTGGTTTAA